Proteins from a single region of Echeneis naucrates chromosome 14, fEcheNa1.1, whole genome shotgun sequence:
- the LOC115054398 gene encoding uncharacterized protein LOC115054398 — protein sequence MSEDISEKEWRKNLNNVLKNLDMSQYTETLEHLDRIPKSVKDKKSREEMPKTIIEYYGLEGSILEIERIMDLIPRRDSDVQDLLCPFVDKLKKKQEAKKKTGSKRKHGSESEKRREPEPGFKYKKNRIISDSDSSDEDDEPEADRPQSYKQKETNIPSWRKSIRDLKESGHLEQKAVAGKVVKKSDLRRYETKQTEKFFFYLGLADETGSIKVMVYGSERYQTIMENHFYMFTNVLLKDGDVIKVTRQSEVSEVPAIDVPEQQQVDAQVLICHQSPLLSISKVKSLMERTLVSVEGAIKEIGCVEQVKVKNKGLKKKKQDFQLAEDEDFIRISLWGNHIQQLRGISDGDVIKVLNVNINRYFDSVSLNSTDHTRIIKSEQAPARNVNMKIIGITTANKTETHLKAEIMGKVETFVVTSTLLAKAFGVKLQGNFKDRLIRIMPLSAAAEIRGSKINKITAAKAEM from the exons ATGTCGGAggacatttcagaaaaagaatgGCGGAAGAATCTCAACAACGTGCTGAAGAACTTGGACATGTCCCAGTACACAGAGACACTGGAACATCTGGATAGAATCCCTAAaagtgtgaaagacaaaaagtcCAGAGAGGAGATGCCCAAAACAATCATTGAGTACTATGGATTGGAAGGCTCTATCCTTGAAATTGAACGTATAATGGATCTGATTCCAAGGAGGGATTCTGACGTGCAGGACCTGCTGTGTCCCTTTGTGGACAAATTGAAGAAGAAACAAGAGGCAAAGAAGAAGACAG GGTCAAAGAGGAAACATGGAAGTGAgtcagagaagaggagagaaccTGAACCTG GGTTCAAGTACAAGAAGAACAGGATCATCAGTGATTCAGACTCGtctgatgaggatgatgaaccTGAAGCTG ATCGACCACAGAGCTACAAACAGAAG GAGACAAATATTCCATCTTGG AGAAAATCCATCCGTGATCTGAAGGAAAGTGGCCACCTTGAACAAAAAGCTGTAGCTGGAAAAGTTGTGAAGAAATCTGATCTGCGCAGATACGAaaccaaacagacagagaagttCTTCTTCTACCTGGGATTAGCTGATGAGACAGGCAGCATTAAAGTGATGGTTTATGGAAGTGAGCGCTATCAGACCATCATGGAGAACCATTTCTACATGTTCACAAATGTACTATTGAAGGATGGTGACGTAATCAAAGTAACCAGACAGAGCGAAGTATCTGAGGTGCCTGCCATTGATgttccagagcagcagcaggtcgaTGCTCAGGTGCTCATCTGTCATCAGAGTCCACTCCTCTCCATCTCAAAGGTCAAAAGTTTAATGGAGAGGACGTTGGTCAGCGTTGAAGGAGCCATCAAAGAG ATTGGTTGTGTTGAACaagtcaaagtgaaaaacaaagggttgaagaaaaagaagcaagaCTTCCAGCTCGCAGAGGACGAGGACTTCATCAGGATCAGCCTCTGGGGAAACCACATCCAGCAGCTCAGGGGAATATCCGATGGAGATGTCATCAAGGTTCTCAACGTGAACATCAATCGTTACTTTGACTCGGTGTCACTGAACTCTACTGACCACACCAGAATTATCAAG AGTGAACAAGCTCCAGCCAGGAATGTGAACATGAAGATAATCGGAATCACAACTGCCAACAAGACAGAGACTCACCTGAAGGCAGAGATCATGGGCAAAGTGGAAACATTTGTGGTGACGTCTACACTGCTGGCGAAGGCGTTTGGTGTAAAACTGCAGGGCAACTTTAAAGACAGACTGATTAGAATCATGCctctttcagcagctgcagaaataagAGGGAGCAAAATCAATAAGATTACAGCAGCAAAGGCTGAAATGTAA
- the rnasekb gene encoding ribonuclease kappa-B, whose translation MPSLLFCGPKMAACGIVISIWGVIMLAMLGIFFSAKSAVLIEDVPFTEDDIRNDKNPPQNIYSLYNQVGINCFIAAGIYVAVGAISLCQVRLNKRQEYMVT comes from the exons ATGCCGTCACTGCTGTTCTGCGGGCCGAAGATGGCCGCCTGCGGGATCGTGATCAGCATCTGGGGGGTCATCATGCTG GCCATGCTGGGGATCTTCTTCAGTGCAAAGTCGGCCGTGCTGATTGAGGACGTCCCGTTCACTGAGGACGACATTCGGAACGA tAAGAATCCTCCTCAGAACATCTACAGTCTGTACAACCAAGTCGGCATCAACTGCTTCATCGCCGCCGGCATCTACGTGGCGGTTGGTGCCATCTCGCTCTGTCAGGTCCGGCTCAACAAGCGTCAGGAGTACATGGTGACATAA
- the bacc1 gene encoding BPTF-associated chromatin complex component 1 isoform X2: MTSASAKVGEIFSAAGAAFTKLGELTMQLHPVSDSSPAGAQIKSTVKRKLYEDSRVPISSESPKKTVKKSTVAMTPAPAPSAPAMITVPTSQVVVATGMQSSPSLAPPIKKQKTADVTLSALNDSDVNSDLVDIEGLGDGSSSKKLNFDQESLNLDSSLIMNSSDLPLLSR; encoded by the exons ATGACGTCAGCATCCGCTAAG GTGGGAGagattttctctgcagccgGAGCCGCCTTCACCAAACTGGGGGAACTGACCATGCAGCTACACCCGGTGTCTGACTCCAGTCCTGCAGg agcGCAGATAAAGAGCACAGTAAAGAGGAAGTTGTATGAGGACAGCCGAGTGCCCATTTCCTCTGAGTCCCCGAAGAAGACGGTCAAGAAGTCCACTGTTGCCATGACGCCTGCCCCTGCTCCCTCTGCTCCCGCTATGATCACTGTGCCAACCTCACAGGTCGTTGTGGCGACGGGTATGCAGAGCAGTCCCTCCCTGGCTCCACCCATCAAAAAGCAGAAGACAGCAG ACGTGACGCTCAGCGCCCTGAATGACTCGGACGTGAACAGCGACCTGGTTGACATCGAAGGACTCGGCGACGGCTCCTCCAGCAAGAAACTCAACTTTGACCAAG AAAGTCTCAACCTGGACTCCAGCCTCATCATGAACTCCAGTGACCTGCCCCTCCTCTCccgttga
- the bacc1 gene encoding BPTF-associated chromatin complex component 1 isoform X1, which translates to MTSASAKVGEIFSAAGAAFTKLGELTMQLHPVSDSSPAGAKWTETEIEMLRLAVRRFGDDLNNISSVIKERTVAQIKSTVKRKLYEDSRVPISSESPKKTVKKSTVAMTPAPAPSAPAMITVPTSQVVVATGMQSSPSLAPPIKKQKTADVTLSALNDSDVNSDLVDIEGLGDGSSSKKLNFDQESLNLDSSLIMNSSDLPLLSR; encoded by the exons ATGACGTCAGCATCCGCTAAG GTGGGAGagattttctctgcagccgGAGCCGCCTTCACCAAACTGGGGGAACTGACCATGCAGCTACACCCGGTGTCTGACTCCAGTCCTGCAGg ggCCAAGTGGACGGAGACGGAGATTGAAATGCTTCGTCTCGCTGTGCGTCGTTTTGGAGACGACCTGAACAACATCAGCTCAGTGATCAAAGAGCGAACAGT agcGCAGATAAAGAGCACAGTAAAGAGGAAGTTGTATGAGGACAGCCGAGTGCCCATTTCCTCTGAGTCCCCGAAGAAGACGGTCAAGAAGTCCACTGTTGCCATGACGCCTGCCCCTGCTCCCTCTGCTCCCGCTATGATCACTGTGCCAACCTCACAGGTCGTTGTGGCGACGGGTATGCAGAGCAGTCCCTCCCTGGCTCCACCCATCAAAAAGCAGAAGACAGCAG ACGTGACGCTCAGCGCCCTGAATGACTCGGACGTGAACAGCGACCTGGTTGACATCGAAGGACTCGGCGACGGCTCCTCCAGCAAGAAACTCAACTTTGACCAAG AAAGTCTCAACCTGGACTCCAGCCTCATCATGAACTCCAGTGACCTGCCCCTCCTCTCccgttga